The Salegentibacter mishustinae genomic interval TCTTGTAGATCTACTTCTTCAATTTTCTGCGTTTTTTCATTTAATATAAAGGTGTTATATAAGAATAATTCTGCTTGAAATAAATCATAATCAGTAATTAAGTTTGATGAAATCATTAAAGTTTGGTAAAATGGTAAATCGGGGTAAACTAATTTCAAATTTTTTACAATTTCACCATTTGACATTAACCTTAAACCACGTTCCAACTTGGAAATATAATAATTACTTATCCTGTCATCTTTATATTCTTGATGATTTAGAAAAGGATTAAAAAAACTCGTAGGATTATAATAGGTGAAAATTGGACCTTTAAGATTATTCCATATATTATAACCATAGTGATTACTAGTTTCTAATTTCCCTTTCTTAATACTGGCTATTTCTTTTTCAAATTTTAATTTGTGCCAAGTATTTTGAGGCTTAGAGAGGGACCTATTTAAAGTAATTATGACCTCATCATTGTTTTCGTAAATCAAAATGATATTAGGATTAGACATTAATTCATGAAAAATTGAAGTCTTTCCAACTCCATTCGCACCAACAATTGCAGTAATTAAACCTATTTTATCTCCATAGAAGTCATCAATATAGTTTCTATTAATTGTCCTTTTGTAAGCTACCCTTAAAAACGAACTGTTTAAAAGTATAATATATTTTATAACTTTAAACAGTAATTATGAAGAAGAGTAGATATTCACCACAGCAAATCGCAAAGATTTTAAAGGAATTCGATAACGGAAAAACAGCTGCAGAGATCAGCCGTGAATATGGCATTAGTACAGCGGCATTCTACAAATGGCGGGAACGTTATGGCGGGATGAACGGCAAAGAGCTTAAACGCCTGAAGGACCTTGAAGAAGAGAACCGAAGGCTGAAGCAGATGTATGCCAACCTATCCCTGGATCATCAAATGGCCAAAGAAATCATCGAAAAAAAGCTTTAAAGCCCTGCCGTAAAAGAACCATTGCCAAAGAGCTCTTGCATTACGGTATTAGCAGGGCGTGCCGTGTTTTAAATATGAGCAAAAGCGTTTTTTATTACCAGCCAATTCCTAAGGACGATACAGCTATCGAAGCGGCTTTACAAGAGAAAGCCAAAGAACATAGCGAAGAAGGCTTCTGGATGGCTTACGATCGATTAAGGAGTGAAGGCAAGCCCTGGAATCATAAGCGGGTGTACCGGGTCTATAAACAGCTTGGTTTAAGTTTGAGACGAAAGGTAAAAAAGCGGTTACCCGCCAGGGTTAAAGAACCCCTGGAGGCTCCCATAGCTCCTAATCGTAGCTGGAGTATTGATTTTGTAACGGATGTTTTAGAAAATAAAAAGCGCTTCCGTGGCTTAACGGTAATTGATGATTACAACCGAGAAGCATTGCATATAGAAATTGATTTTTCACTACCCAGCAAACGTGTCGTCTGGGTATTGAACCATTTGATTAATCGCAGAGGAAAACCTCAAAAAATAAGAATGGATAATGGTCCTGAATTTGTTGCTAAGATCGCTTCAGAATGGAGCCAGATGCAAGAGATCGACTTTCAGTATATCCAACCAGGGAAACCAACCCAGAATGCTTTTATAGAACGATTCAATGGAACCTATCGAAGAGGCGTTCTCAATAAATACCTCTTTGAAGATCTAAATCAGGTAAGGGAACAAACCGAGACCTGGATGGAAGATTACAACAATGTAAGACCACATAATGCACTGGGAAAAATGGCCCCCGTAGCATACGCAAAAACTCATTCTCCTGGCGGTACCGCCAGGAGAATGAAAAATGATATTTTTGGACAATCAAGCAGTTCTAATTAGGGGAAGCTTACACTTTCGACCTTATATTTTCCATTATTTTCATTGATTTCATAAAAATATTTACCCCCACAGTTCAAGGTGTTATCTGGAATTAATCGATGTTTTGGGATTTTAAATGCTGCAAGAATCATATTTAATCAGTTGATTTTTATTATTGAAAAACACCTATCTCTCCACGTCCACATTAAAAATTGGAAACAAATCAGCAACCATTTTATCTTCTATATAAAATCGGTTCACCGCATTATTAACTGCCTCACTATCCTCCAGTTCCAACCAGGAGATTGCAATGTGTTTTTTAATATATTGGAGAGAGTGATTTTGAAATATTCGTTCTAAACCTATTCTTAGCTGACTTACCGTATTAGGCTTTTTTTCAAAAGAAAAAGGTTCATTTGTGCGATGTTTACCGTTTACATCTGTCCAGATGTTTTCAGTCGTGTAACGTAAATGCCCGGAGATTCTTTGCTTTAAATTGGTAGTTTTTCCAACATACAAACAAATCCGCTCATTGCAGGTAGCAGCTTGTAACCAGGCTTCACAAATCTGAACAGGTATAAGATCTTTTCGGTTGGATGGCCCCTTTAATTTATAACGCTGTTCGTTAATTTCCTTTTTTAATACCGTAGTATCACCTACCCACCAAAAGGCGTAAACACCAGCTTTTTTAGCTAACTCCGCAAAATCCTTTTTACCATTTCTCTCTAAAAGTTCTTTTACAAAGATTGGCGAAACGCCCTCCAATTTCTCCACTGATTCGGTAATTACTTTTTTATCAAAAACGGCTGGACCTGAATGCATCAATTATTCTTTATAAGTTTCTTTCTCTTCTGCAACTTTTAGCTGATTTTCCTGATCTAAAGTATACTCTTTACCGAAATCCTTAATTGACTTTCTTCGCCCAGAAGCTTTTTTAAGTAAACTTTCTGCCTTCAATCCTTCAATTTCCCTCAACAACTCCCTGGCATCTCCATCACTCGCTAGTTGCGGCACCAATTCTCCTTTAAAAGCTTTATGCAAAATAGCCTGAGGTAATTGTTCAATTTTAGCTTTTAAAAGCTCATATTTCTCCTGGATTTTATCGGCTTTTTCAAAAAGGGTTTCTACACGATTAACAATTTCTTGTTGTTCTTCAATTTCAATATCTGGAATTTTCAGGTTTTTAATTTTTTTTGCATTCAAATTGGGCTGGGTAATTGCAGTAGAATTTAGCCCCATTTCTTTTTGAAGTTGGGGAGATATTAAAGAATAGTAAACGAAATCGGTTAAAGCATTTTCATTAAATCGAAATCTTATCAGGTAGGCACTAGGTATTATAATCTCCGATCCAAAATATCGGGCCATTTTTCCGATGCTTCCCGTTCTCGTGATAAGTAAATCCCCTGTTTTGACCCTATATAATTCTAACTTATTAGGATCAGTAATTTCTACTTTGGGTATATTCTCGCTTATAACTATTTGTCCAGAATCGGACATATCCGTAGTTCTTACGGTCCTATAACCAGTATTTGAGTATGCGGTTTTATTGAAACGAGGACCGTAAAAAGAACTCTCGCAATATTTAGATAACTCTGTGAAACCCCATTCAAAATTTCTCCCCTCTCTCCACCCCTCCGTCAACTTCCCAGTTACAGCTTGAGCTAGAACCTGCTGACGAAAGTTTTGTAAAAGCTGCGGGATTTTAGCTAAACTGGCTTTGATTTTATCTGATCTCGAAAATAAATTATCCAGCTTGGCAACTATCCGCTCCTGCTCGGCTAAAGGAGGAAGAGGAATTCTATATTTTCTAACATTATTAACATTCAGGTTTTTCAACCCTGAACCAATTGCTCCAGTATGGGCTTGAGTCCTACCATAGTAACTGTTTAAATAAGCAACTAAAAAATCCGAATTAATTAATTCATGTATTGGTTTAATTAAAGTAAGACTTACATAAATTGCAAAATCAAACTCAAAAGGCACTTTTGCCGCTTCACCACAATTTCCAACCCTTGTATAAAGTACGTCCTCCAGTTCAGGTTTACCTCCAACTGTCAATTTAGAAAACTGTTCTTTTGATATATATTTAATTTTATTCAAATTTGCTTTAAATGGTCTTGCGTTCTGAGCGGAAAGAAAAGGTATTCCCTCATCAACATACCTTGGTTTCTTCGCAACGCCACACGTGACCAACCAAGTCACGTCCATGATATTTACGTTAAGCCAATTTTCAGGCAAACTAAAATCGAAATCAAAGAACCAATCTGTATTCCTAAATTTTTCTCTTAACTTCTTTTTAGAATTTGATTTTTCTCTATTGATTGCTTCGATAAATTGTAGCTTTAGATCAGCATATGGTAATTCCTTAGTCATTATTTCAACTCCTTTATCATCGCGTTTAACTCTGCAGTAATGCTATTTAATTCAGCCAAAGCTTCTTCGGCAATCTCAATAGGTTCTCCTAAATCTTCTCCATTACTAATACTTTCATCTGCAATTAAGCCTAAATCCAGGCTATCATCCTTTTTGGCGATTTCTTCCCTGCTTATAAATTTCCAGCGCTCATCTTTAATTTGCTTTCTTTTTTCATCGCTAATATTGCCATCATAATCTGCTTCCACATTTTCTACAGAAATCCCACCTGTATAAGCTTTTACGAAATCTTCAAATGCTGTCTCGGTGAAAGGGGTGCGTTTTCCGTAATTGGGAACATTGGTTCGCATATCATAAAACCATACTCTTTTGGTATTTTCAATTTCCGTAGTGCTTCTGGTAAAAAACAACACATTGGTTTTTACACCTGCTGCATAAAAAATTCCGGTAGGTAAACGAAGAATGGTATGCAAGTCACATTTATCCATCAGGTCACGACGAATACGTTGGCCGTCTCCATCTTCAAATAAAACATTATCGGGCAATACCACCGCAGCACGGGCTTTCCCATCTCTCTTTAAACTACGATAAATATGCTGTAGAAAATTGAGTTGCTTGTTGCTGGTGGGAAAAGTAAAATCGTCCCGGGAAGGCCGCTCCCCACCTTTCTTAGTACCGAAAGGCGGGTTTGCCAATACGCCATCATAATTTTTTAAACCTTTACCAAATTCAGTTAAAGTATCCGCATAATAAATTTTGCTTTCCAAACCGTGCAACCTGGCGTTCATCAAAGCCAGACGGTGTGCATCACCAACCAGTTCAACTCCACTAAAAGCTTCTTCCTCCTGGAATTTCCGTTCCTTTTCTGAAAGCTTATAATAATTATCATTTTTATCTCTCAGATACTGGTTTGCAGAGATCATAAAACCAAACGTACCGGCCGCGGGATCGTTCCAACGTTCTCCCAGTTTCGGCACCAAAAGATCAACCATTACGTTGATGAGAGGCCTGGGCGTAAAGTACTGCCCGGCACCACTTTTCTTTTCACCGGCATTCTTTTCCAACAGGCTTTCGTAAATATCACCCATCGTATCCCGGTCATCTTCCTCATACCAGTCTATCTTATCAATAGCCTGCACAAGCGTATCAAAATTCACGGGTTTTTTTAAGCTGGTAGATGCATTGGTGTATATCTCTTTTATACTTTCACTTGTGGAGGAATTACTAATTTCCGCAAGAAATTTGCGGTAGCGGACAAAAGCTTCATTGTTATCATCTTCATCAACAAAACTGCGCCATCTGTATTTATCTGGGATATGCTCCTCAAATCCTTTTACTTCAGATAACTTCAGAAAAAGTATATAAGTTAATTCGTTTAGATATTGGTGATAGGTAACTCCGTCATCTCGTAAAACATTACAAAGTCCCCATAATTTTTGTGCTATTTGGTCTGCGCTCATTCGTCTATTCTCAATTTATTTTAAGATGCTGAATATAGATTTTCATTCAACATTTTCAGGATGTCATCCAGGTTATTTTCAAAAATTTTATCCAGGCGTTTATAGCCTCCATCCCTCTTAAAAGGATCTTCATTCAGGTCTTCTTTTGTTAAAACAGTTTCTTTGAGCAACTGTGCCTCAAAACGCTCAATCCATTTAAGTTGAATTTTATTCCAATCTTTTAAACTTCTTATTTTTTCGATGGCATTCCTAATCCGCTGTTCGTGGCTCACCAAATGTGTATCCAGAGCCATAGTCCGAATAAAAGAAATAATGTCGGCCGCTATTTCTTCATTTTTAGCAGATTTCCAGGCAGTGCTTAGGGTTTTTGCATTATAGCCTTCCTGATCCAAAGCAAGTTTTAATTCCTTAAGCGACTTCCTGTCCAACTCTGAAGGTTTGGTACAAATAATATCCAAAGCAGTGAGTTTATTACGGTTTTGCTGAATAAAACTTCTAAAGCTTTCTATATAATCCTCTGGCTTTTTGGCTCTACCGTAACCTCGTTCTACTCCAAGCACCTCATCAGGATGCTCCGAAACCAATTGTCTCCTCGGAATAAAAATTTTCTTATCCAGGAAGCTCCAGAGATTTTTATATTCACTGGCTACTCTTTTGGCTTGTGCGCCTTCTGTAGCTTTTAAAACTTTGATTAATTCTTCCGGATCTTTACCATCAGTCTGATACATAAATTCCTCTATCCGGTATTCTTCCAGATCTTTCTTTTTTCGTTGAATTTTAGCGATAATCTGCTGAAGTTGCTTTTCAGCACGTTCCGGTTTTTCAATAACTTCCAACTCTTCAACTAATTGCTGAAATGATGTAGCGGGATTAGACACTGTTTTCATTTGGGTATAATCCTCTAAAGCTTCATAAACTCTTACAGTATCATAGATTCTGAAAAACTGCTTATCGATTTCAGGGCAAAGCCTGGTGGCTCTTCCCAACATTTGCTCAAATAGAATCCGGGACCGTACCCTACGCATAAAAACGATATTAGTTATGTGCGGTACATCTATTCCCGTAGTTAATAGATCAACAGTTACTCCTATATTGGGATATTTCTCATTTTTAAAGCGCTTGGTGAGATCCTCAGGATCATAAGTATTGCCCGTAATCTTTTTTATAGATCCTTCCGGCACATCAACTCCAATCGCTTCAAATTCCTCAAAAAGCATTCTTACAATAGTATCGGCGTGAGAATCCCTCACGGCAAAAATCAAGGTTTTTTCATCTCCTTCGGGATCCAGTTCCTGAACCAATTGTTTAATTACCTCCCGGTTAAAAGATTCGGTGATCACCCCTTTATTAAACTGCTCAATTTCTACTTTCAGTTCATCTTCCAGTTCAGCCAGTTCTTCTATTTCATTGGTTTCAGGATTGTAAACTTTTGGCCGCTCTCCTTTTTTCCACAGAATTCCTTCCTCACTTAATCTTGTTTTAATAATAAAAGGTGGTTCGTGATCTACAAGATATCCATCAATGACAGCCTCCCTATAGGAATAACTATGAACGGGTTTTCCAAATATTTTTTTGGTATGAAGTGCAGGCGTAGCAGTAAGACCAATAATATGTGCATTAAAGTATTCAATTACACGTTTATACTGTCCTACGTAATCCTGCTCATTTTTAAAGTAAAAATCGTCTTCGTCTATTTCCTTGTCCAAATTATATCCGCGGTGTGCTTCATCTATAATTATGCAATCATAAGTATCTATAGGCAATGGATCATTTTCATTGTAGAATAATCGCTTCACCAAACTTTGAACGGTAGCAAAATGCAGCCTGGTAGTATCTTCAGGAATATTCTGGTTCAGATCTTCTACCTGATAAACTTCGGCAAAGGTATTTACGTTTTCAATTTTATTATCCTTGAAACCACCTAGAGCCTGGTTTGCCAGTAAACGCCTATCGGTTAAGAATAAAATTCGCTTAAACCGGTTTGATTTGATAAAGCGATAAGCCAGTCCCTGAATGGTTCGCGTCTTACCTGTTCCAGTAGCCATTACTAACAACGCCCTTTTATCATCAGGACTTTTGATAATCTTATTTTCAATAGCCTTGATGGCATCAATTTGATAATATCTTAATCCAAGACCATTCGGGTTTTTCAAATATTCATAATCACTCTTTTCCAGCTTTTGATTGGCCTTTTCTACATCCCGATCAAATAGTTCTTTTAACCCTTCAGGTGAAAACCAACCCAGTAAAGCATTTGAATGATTGCGGTGGTTACGAACATCTAAAAACCAAATACCACTTTTTGTTTTAAGTTGTTCTAAATATGGTCTCCCGTTGGTAGAAAAAAGAAACGGCACGTGATGTTCCTCCCATTTTCCAAGAAAATTACAGATTCCATTTGGCTCAATGCTTTTAGCGTATCGCTTTGACTGATATAAATCGGTAGAAATATCTGAAGCATATTTCTTAGCCTCTACAATTCCATACAAATCCTCTCCAATAAAAAGTGCATAATCTGCCCATTTTGAACCACAGGGCCATTCAGCAATTGCTATGTTTTTACCCTTTTCAGGTACGGTTTTATTCTTTTTATAATTGAAAGTTTCTGTATCACACTCCCATCCTGATTCTCGAAGTTTTTCGTCAATAAGGTCACGGGTTTCCGCTTCTGTTTTGGTCAGATTGTTAGCTACTACTTTAGACCTTTCCTTTCGTTCTTCTACTACATTCTCTGAAGCATTTAAAGAGGCTATCTTTTCTTCATAATTGACAACCTTTTTTGAAAGTAGTTTTAATTCTTCCTCTAGTTTTTCAACAGATTTTTGTTCTTCGTTAGAAGGTAATTTATATTCCTCTGTTTCCAGATAATCATTTTCATATGTTTCATAGAACCACCTTGCTAATTGGTAAGATTTTTTTAAAACGAAAAATGCCTCCCGGTTTGACCTTTCTCCTTGATGGCTCGCTTTGTTTCCAGATATTCGTATAGTATGCAGAATATCTTTTATAATCTCAGGAATTATATTAGAACAGAATAACTGTTTTATTCTTTCCATCTGGTTTCCCTCAAAACCATCCAGCCCTTCAAATTCCCAAACAAGTTTTGAAATTTTTTCTGAAAATAATCGAGCTTTCGCTAAAGAAGAACTTGGGTCAATATGTATTAGCTTCTCAGCAAGTTCAGCAACTTTATAAAGTTCAGGATACGTAGGTTCGAGGAAAGAAAATTTAGAGTTATTCATAAGTCTATACTCCTTCAAAAAATTGTACTGCGAATTGACAGAAATCTATAATAACCTCCTTATCAAGATCAAACTCCTTTCTACTACCTAAATAATTTTTGGTTTTTGGAGTAATTTCTTTTCCCGCTATTAATTCTTCAACTGTAATACATTTTATATGTTTCTTTGAGACAAGAATTATAAATGCATTTTGATATGGATAATTCTCTGGTAGGTTTTTAAGCTTAAATTCACCGCTTGCTCTAAATTTTACTTCTATAAAATATACCGCTTTCTTGTTTGGATTTTGGATAACGAAATCAGGCATCCTTCTAATATCATCTGCCACATCAGTTCTTACCCCTTTTAAAAGGTCCATAATTCCGGGAATAGTATTCTCCATTCCGTATCTAAAAACATTATAATTTAAGCTTAGAAAAAGTTCCTGAATTAAGGTTTCCGCTATTCTTCCTTTAATCATGTTATAGCGGTAATTTCGGTCTTTATCGGAAAGCCCGGTTTTAGTCTCTCGGGGTTCTTCTTCTAAAACTGCTACTTCATTGCTATCATCGCTCTTATAACAACCATAACATAGACCTCCATTAAATTTAGTGTAGGATCCACATTGAATACATTCTGCCATTAAAAAATTGGTAATTTGGGTTAATTAGCTAACTGCGGTAGGGCGCAAATGAATTGAACGTAAATATAGAAAAATCTTAGAGAAACGTTAAGGAAAGGATGTTCCATTTTTTTGCTCCCAAAAACTGCCATTTTCTATCTCTTCTAAAATTAAAGAGATTTCAGTAAATTGTTACAAATACAAAACCATGTGCTACCGTACCAAATTAAACTCTAAACTCAGCGAAATAGAGCGTAGCCTTGAAGCTCGATTTATTGACCCAGATGAATATAAGCCACAACTGGAAATTAATGCTTTTACTTTTTCAAAAACGTCGGTAATTTCCGATGAAAATCAAGGTGAAATCCAAATGTTTAATTGGGGTTTAATTCCGTTTTGGGCCAAGGATGACAAGATTAAGAAGATGACCCTAAACGCTAAGATTGAAACCATAGCTGAAAAACCTTCTTTTCGGAATTCAGTAAAAAAACGTTGTCTAATTATAGCTGATGGTTACTATGAATGGCAATGGAAAGATCCTAAAGCAAAAGAAAAACAGAAATATTTAATTACTCCTACAGATCAGGAGATTTTTGCCTTCGCAGGTATTTACTCTACCTGGATAAATCCGGAAACCGATGAAACCTTAAACACTTATTCTATCGTAACCACCGAAGCAAATGAATTAATGGCTGAAATTCATAACAACAAAAAAAGAATGCCGGTAGTATTAAAAAAACAGGATCATCAATCTTGGCTCAATGGCACCGATCATTCAAACTTCGCATTTCCTTATGAAGTACCTTTAATTGCAACTGCGGTTGAGTAAATAATTGGTTATTCAACTCTCTTCAGATAATAAATTATTTAAACAGCGTGTTATTGCTATTCGAATATCATCCGCTTCTGTCTCCCCACGACCTTCAGCAGTACAGGATGAAATTAAGACATTAGAATCCGATGAAATAAATTGAATTGTAACCTCTATTGTGTAGCTACCTAGGCCTGTATTCCTTCTACCACTTTCACCATAGTTAACTATTAAAGTTTCATTAGCCAACTCACTTTTTAATTCTGGGATTAAAATAAATCCATCTTTAACTAATATCCCCGAAATAACATCCCTTGGATTTACGCTTTTGCTTGTTGAATAATATTGACCATTGACTGATGCGCCGGAGCTTGAAGTCAAGCTACTTGTTTGAGAAATAAAAATGTACTTGTAAGCACTAATGGATTTATTTTTAATTGATGTCACGGGTTGTAATGGAGCACAGCTACTTAAAATGATACTTGAAATTAAAAAAATTAACAGTCTTATTTTTTTCATTTTCTTAATGTTTTAATAAGAATTGCTGTATGTAGCTATAATTGGCGATATAAATTTAAAAATCAATAGTTTAACTATTTTCCTAGAGTTTCTAAAATACTACTTTTTTAGCAAAAACCTTTATAACAACCAATCAGATTTGGAAGTTCCTAAAACTAGTTTATTCGAAATACCCTGCCCCATAATCTACCATAATCTGCGCTGGATCCTCTGCTGTTTTTATAGCGTACGGGAAGTTAAGCGTAAAGTAAAAACAGCAGGGGGCGCAACCTATTTAATTTTATAAAACCAGTAAATTTCTGCCTGTTTTCAGGGTCTTTCAAGCCATTTACTGGTAATCTCCTCGCTTTGCACCAACTATTTAAAAAATTGCACTAAACTTTACTAAATTTTTGCCGCAAATTTCAACGGTTTTACTGAGGGTTACAGGGCATTTGCCGCAATTTTACTAATTTTTACACCAGGGCATTTGTCATTACAAACCCTGGTATCCACCCTGTATCCACTCGCAGTATGCCTGGTGGATTTTCGGATACGCTGCAAAATAATCTTCATATTGGGTATTCTGAGATTCCATAATCGTTCGGTAAACTTCAAAATTGTCTTCTACCTTTTCTTTGGAGGTATAACCAAAATACCCCACGAAGCCTAAAGCAATAATTCCCGATATTCCGAAAAGAATCAGCAGATAATTGGGTATGATCCTGGCGCGCTTTAATTTCCGGTCTATCTCCTTTAGTATTTCATCTGTTTTTCCCTTTTCTATTTCCTGTTTTTGCAGGAATGTGTTCAGGTTCTTTTCCAATGCTTCCGTACTAATGGGGATGCTCATCTTTTCTAACTGTTCCGAGAGCTTTTGAAGCTCCAGCACTGCCGTTTTGAAATCCTTCATTTCATCGGCCATCAGTTCCATAATCTCATCTAGTTTTTTCATCACTTAAAGTTTTAATATCCCATACCTATTCCGGTATCTCTTATAATTTTTATTGTTCCTTTTAAAATCTCTTTAGCTATTTTGGTTGAAAGGTTGCTGCTTAGTTGCACTGTCTTATCCAATACCT includes:
- a CDS encoding class I SAM-dependent DNA methyltransferase, whose protein sequence is MSADQIAQKLWGLCNVLRDDGVTYHQYLNELTYILFLKLSEVKGFEEHIPDKYRWRSFVDEDDNNEAFVRYRKFLAEISNSSTSESIKEIYTNASTSLKKPVNFDTLVQAIDKIDWYEEDDRDTMGDIYESLLEKNAGEKKSGAGQYFTPRPLINVMVDLLVPKLGERWNDPAAGTFGFMISANQYLRDKNDNYYKLSEKERKFQEEEAFSGVELVGDAHRLALMNARLHGLESKIYYADTLTEFGKGLKNYDGVLANPPFGTKKGGERPSRDDFTFPTSNKQLNFLQHIYRSLKRDGKARAAVVLPDNVLFEDGDGQRIRRDLMDKCDLHTILRLPTGIFYAAGVKTNVLFFTRSTTEIENTKRVWFYDMRTNVPNYGKRTPFTETAFEDFVKAYTGGISVENVEADYDGNISDEKRKQIKDERWKFISREEIAKKDDSLDLGLIADESISNGEDLGEPIEIAEEALAELNSITAELNAMIKELK
- a CDS encoding DUF6730 family protein → MKKLDEIMELMADEMKDFKTAVLELQKLSEQLEKMSIPISTEALEKNLNTFLQKQEIEKGKTDEILKEIDRKLKRARIIPNYLLILFGISGIIALGFVGYFGYTSKEKVEDNFEVYRTIMESQNTQYEDYFAAYPKIHQAYCEWIQGGYQGL
- a CDS encoding IS3 family transposase (programmed frameshift) → MKKSRYSPQQIAKILKEFDNGKTAAEISREYGISTAAFYKWRERYGGMNGKELKRLKDLEEENRRLKQMYANLSLDHQMAKEIIEKKPLKPCRKRTIAKELLHYGISRACRVLNMSKSVFYYQPIPKDDTAIEAALQEKAKEHSEEGFWMAYDRLRSEGKPWNHKRVYRVYKQLGLSLRRKVKKRLPARVKEPLEAPIAPNRSWSIDFVTDVLENKKRFRGLTVIDDYNREALHIEIDFSLPSKRVVWVLNHLINRRGKPQKIRMDNGPEFVAKIASEWSQMQEIDFQYIQPGKPTQNAFIERFNGTYRRGVLNKYLFEDLNQVREQTETWMEDYNNVRPHNALGKMAPVAYAKTHSPGGTARRMKNDIFGQSSSSN
- a CDS encoding restriction endonuclease subunit S gives rise to the protein MTKELPYADLKLQFIEAINREKSNSKKKLREKFRNTDWFFDFDFSLPENWLNVNIMDVTWLVTCGVAKKPRYVDEGIPFLSAQNARPFKANLNKIKYISKEQFSKLTVGGKPELEDVLYTRVGNCGEAAKVPFEFDFAIYVSLTLIKPIHELINSDFLVAYLNSYYGRTQAHTGAIGSGLKNLNVNNVRKYRIPLPPLAEQERIVAKLDNLFSRSDKIKASLAKIPQLLQNFRQQVLAQAVTGKLTEGWREGRNFEWGFTELSKYCESSFYGPRFNKTAYSNTGYRTVRTTDMSDSGQIVISENIPKVEITDPNKLELYRVKTGDLLITRTGSIGKMARYFGSEIIIPSAYLIRFRFNENALTDFVYYSLISPQLQKEMGLNSTAITQPNLNAKKIKNLKIPDIEIEEQQEIVNRVETLFEKADKIQEKYELLKAKIEQLPQAILHKAFKGELVPQLASDGDARELLREIEGLKAESLLKKASGRRKSIKDFGKEYTLDQENQLKVAEEKETYKE
- the hsdR gene encoding type I restriction-modification system endonuclease, translating into MNNSKFSFLEPTYPELYKVAELAEKLIHIDPSSSLAKARLFSEKISKLVWEFEGLDGFEGNQMERIKQLFCSNIIPEIIKDILHTIRISGNKASHQGERSNREAFFVLKKSYQLARWFYETYENDYLETEEYKLPSNEEQKSVEKLEEELKLLSKKVVNYEEKIASLNASENVVEERKERSKVVANNLTKTEAETRDLIDEKLRESGWECDTETFNYKKNKTVPEKGKNIAIAEWPCGSKWADYALFIGEDLYGIVEAKKYASDISTDLYQSKRYAKSIEPNGICNFLGKWEEHHVPFLFSTNGRPYLEQLKTKSGIWFLDVRNHRNHSNALLGWFSPEGLKELFDRDVEKANQKLEKSDYEYLKNPNGLGLRYYQIDAIKAIENKIIKSPDDKRALLVMATGTGKTRTIQGLAYRFIKSNRFKRILFLTDRRLLANQALGGFKDNKIENVNTFAEVYQVEDLNQNIPEDTTRLHFATVQSLVKRLFYNENDPLPIDTYDCIIIDEAHRGYNLDKEIDEDDFYFKNEQDYVGQYKRVIEYFNAHIIGLTATPALHTKKIFGKPVHSYSYREAVIDGYLVDHEPPFIIKTRLSEEGILWKKGERPKVYNPETNEIEELAELEDELKVEIEQFNKGVITESFNREVIKQLVQELDPEGDEKTLIFAVRDSHADTIVRMLFEEFEAIGVDVPEGSIKKITGNTYDPEDLTKRFKNEKYPNIGVTVDLLTTGIDVPHITNIVFMRRVRSRILFEQMLGRATRLCPEIDKQFFRIYDTVRVYEALEDYTQMKTVSNPATSFQQLVEELEVIEKPERAEKQLQQIIAKIQRKKKDLEEYRIEEFMYQTDGKDPEELIKVLKATEGAQAKRVASEYKNLWSFLDKKIFIPRRQLVSEHPDEVLGVERGYGRAKKPEDYIESFRSFIQQNRNKLTALDIICTKPSELDRKSLKELKLALDQEGYNAKTLSTAWKSAKNEEIAADIISFIRTMALDTHLVSHEQRIRNAIEKIRSLKDWNKIQLKWIERFEAQLLKETVLTKEDLNEDPFKRDGGYKRLDKIFENNLDDILKMLNENLYSAS
- a CDS encoding GIY-YIG nuclease family protein, whose amino-acid sequence is MHSGPAVFDKKVITESVEKLEGVSPIFVKELLERNGKKDFAELAKKAGVYAFWWVGDTTVLKKEINEQRYKLKGPSNRKDLIPVQICEAWLQAATCNERICLYVGKTTNLKQRISGHLRYTTENIWTDVNGKHRTNEPFSFEKKPNTVSQLRIGLERIFQNHSLQYIKKHIAISWLELEDSEAVNNAVNRFYIEDKMVADLFPIFNVDVER
- a CDS encoding SOS response-associated peptidase is translated as MCYRTKLNSKLSEIERSLEARFIDPDEYKPQLEINAFTFSKTSVISDENQGEIQMFNWGLIPFWAKDDKIKKMTLNAKIETIAEKPSFRNSVKKRCLIIADGYYEWQWKDPKAKEKQKYLITPTDQEIFAFAGIYSTWINPETDETLNTYSIVTTEANELMAEIHNNKKRMPVVLKKQDHQSWLNGTDHSNFAFPYEVPLIATAVE